Proteins encoded together in one Cicer arietinum cultivar CDC Frontier isolate Library 1 chromosome 4, Cicar.CDCFrontier_v2.0, whole genome shotgun sequence window:
- the LOC101504910 gene encoding zinc finger CCCH domain-containing protein 15 isoform X1: MFNTSPIKMHNKDVCSPSSKGGFGVNTAGHMQSNAGALASLYSALTNENHPSLSGNCSNGGGVSLYQYSDSGTEYDSCVIQKHQDMVNRHSMCLSRLVETSKEVEALQQENGQLRALNKELQKQLNLLIQASLENRYGSGGGSSGQTQTTPFDVLHGFHSLNLGDGKENCADWNNNNINNNNKDLQEVSDESPTSVIENNGVEVERFSLPKSISVRSNGYLKMAQPPTVATNNSNACRTKGATRSRASSTQPDAVQKVYVRGGQKEEEPLEMVVYNQGMFKTELCNKWQETGTCPYGDHCQFAHGIGELRPVIRHPRYKTEVCRMVLAGVVCPYGHRCHFRHALNEQERLSQPKPRSMKLER; encoded by the exons ATGTT CAATACTTCACCGATCAAAATGCACAACAAGGACGTTTGTTCTCCATCATCTAAAGGTGGATTCGGCGTCAACACCGCCGGCCACATGCAGTCGAACGCCGGCGCACTTGCTTCATTGTACTCCGCTCTGACTAACGAGAATCATCCATCCCTTTCTGGAAACTGCAGCAACGGCGGAGGCGTATCGCTTTACCAGTACTCCGACTCAGGAACTGAATACGACTCGTGCGTGATACAGAAGCATCAAGATATGGTGAATCGTCACAGTATGTGCCTCAGCCGTCTTGTGGAAACTTCGAAAGAGGTGGAAGCTCTGCAGCAGGAGAACGGACAGCTCCGTGCATTGAATAAGGAACTGCAGAAGCAACTGAACCTCCTCATTCAGGCGTCACTGGAGAATCGATATGGTAGTGGTGGAGGCTCCTCCGGCCAAACACAAACGACTCCGTTTGACGTTTTACACGGTTTCCATAGCTTGAATCTTGGCGATGGTAAAGAGAACTGTGCTGATTGGAATAacaataacataaataataataacaaggATCTGCAAGAAGTTTCTGATGAGAGTCCAACTAGCGTGATAGAGAATAACGGTGTTGAAGTGGAGAGGTTCTCGTTGCCAAAGAGCATTTCTGTTAGATCCAATGGCTACTTGAAAATGGCTCAGCCTCCAACCGTTGCCACTAATAACAGTAATGCTTGTCGCACCAAAGGCGCTACCCGCTCCCGCGCGTCTTCCACTCAACCTGACGCAGTT CAAAAGGTATATGTGCGAGGAGGGCAGAAAGAGGAAGAGCCTCTTGAGATGGTTGTGTATAACCAGGGGATGTTCAAGACTGAGTTGTGTAACAAATGGCAGGAAACTGGAACATGCCCTTATGGAGACCACTGCCAATTTGCTCACGGCATTGGTGAGCTACGCCCAGTCATTCGCCACCCACGCTACAAAACTGAGGTCTGCAGGATGGTCCTTGCTGGGGTTGTGTGCCCGTATGGCCATAGATGTCATTTCCGTCATGCACTTAATGAACAAGAAAGATTATCACAACCTAAGCCCAGATCAATGAAGCTGGAAAGATAA
- the LOC101504910 gene encoding zinc finger CCCH domain-containing protein 15 isoform X2, with the protein MHNKDVCSPSSKGGFGVNTAGHMQSNAGALASLYSALTNENHPSLSGNCSNGGGVSLYQYSDSGTEYDSCVIQKHQDMVNRHSMCLSRLVETSKEVEALQQENGQLRALNKELQKQLNLLIQASLENRYGSGGGSSGQTQTTPFDVLHGFHSLNLGDGKENCADWNNNNINNNNKDLQEVSDESPTSVIENNGVEVERFSLPKSISVRSNGYLKMAQPPTVATNNSNACRTKGATRSRASSTQPDAVQKVYVRGGQKEEEPLEMVVYNQGMFKTELCNKWQETGTCPYGDHCQFAHGIGELRPVIRHPRYKTEVCRMVLAGVVCPYGHRCHFRHALNEQERLSQPKPRSMKLER; encoded by the exons ATGCACAACAAGGACGTTTGTTCTCCATCATCTAAAGGTGGATTCGGCGTCAACACCGCCGGCCACATGCAGTCGAACGCCGGCGCACTTGCTTCATTGTACTCCGCTCTGACTAACGAGAATCATCCATCCCTTTCTGGAAACTGCAGCAACGGCGGAGGCGTATCGCTTTACCAGTACTCCGACTCAGGAACTGAATACGACTCGTGCGTGATACAGAAGCATCAAGATATGGTGAATCGTCACAGTATGTGCCTCAGCCGTCTTGTGGAAACTTCGAAAGAGGTGGAAGCTCTGCAGCAGGAGAACGGACAGCTCCGTGCATTGAATAAGGAACTGCAGAAGCAACTGAACCTCCTCATTCAGGCGTCACTGGAGAATCGATATGGTAGTGGTGGAGGCTCCTCCGGCCAAACACAAACGACTCCGTTTGACGTTTTACACGGTTTCCATAGCTTGAATCTTGGCGATGGTAAAGAGAACTGTGCTGATTGGAATAacaataacataaataataataacaaggATCTGCAAGAAGTTTCTGATGAGAGTCCAACTAGCGTGATAGAGAATAACGGTGTTGAAGTGGAGAGGTTCTCGTTGCCAAAGAGCATTTCTGTTAGATCCAATGGCTACTTGAAAATGGCTCAGCCTCCAACCGTTGCCACTAATAACAGTAATGCTTGTCGCACCAAAGGCGCTACCCGCTCCCGCGCGTCTTCCACTCAACCTGACGCAGTT CAAAAGGTATATGTGCGAGGAGGGCAGAAAGAGGAAGAGCCTCTTGAGATGGTTGTGTATAACCAGGGGATGTTCAAGACTGAGTTGTGTAACAAATGGCAGGAAACTGGAACATGCCCTTATGGAGACCACTGCCAATTTGCTCACGGCATTGGTGAGCTACGCCCAGTCATTCGCCACCCACGCTACAAAACTGAGGTCTGCAGGATGGTCCTTGCTGGGGTTGTGTGCCCGTATGGCCATAGATGTCATTTCCGTCATGCACTTAATGAACAAGAAAGATTATCACAACCTAAGCCCAGATCAATGAAGCTGGAAAGATAA
- the LOC101505436 gene encoding putative zinc finger protein At1g68190, with the protein MEKVCEFCKALRPLVYCNADAAYLCLSCDAKVHWANELSGRHLRTLVCNSCRCHLAYVQCLDHKMLICRDCDQNLHGSSSPHCKRAVNSFMGCPSAIEFATLWGFEFKEIEKSVNHKDQFASSSCVFTDVNEVRISGKRHIQTSIPSTKFDKESSSQLGQVLYRDQERQTILQQIVDLKRFQQTEESNHSPSVYEKFNQQAQKSQDFATNHPEEDKHIGELNPESFCSAFSQLDNMSSSNSVMELPLHGELFWTCKSSLQSNQLWSQNIQDLGICEELVCRDDFNIPDVDLTFQNFEELFGGDQDPIRVMFGGKETSCSSLEDDISVDKSDIDNPSAMEV; encoded by the exons ATGGAGAAAGTTTGTGAATTCTGCAAAGCATTGAGGCCACTTGTTTACTGTAATGCTGATGCAGCATATCTTTGTCTATCCTGTGATGCAAAGGTCCATTGGGCAAATGAATTGTCCGGACGACACCTCCGGACCCTCGTGTGTAACTCATGTCGATGTCATCTTGCTTACGTTCAGTGCTTGGATCACAAAATGTTAATCTGTCGAGACTGTGATCAAAATCTGCACGGTAGTTCTTCACCGCATTGCAAACGAGCTGTTAACAGTTTCATGGGTTGTCCTTCTGCTATAGAGTTTGCAACACTCTGGGGATTTGAATTTAAGGAGATTGAAAAAAGTGTGAATCACAAGGATCAGTTTGCATCTAGTTCTTGTGTTTTTACGGATGTGAATGAGGTTCGAATCTCGGGAAAGCGTCACATTCAAACTAGCATCCCTTCAACCAAATTTGACAAGGAATCCAGCAGTCAACTAGGCCAG GTCTTGTACAGGGATCAAGAGAGGCAAACTATTCTGCAGCAGATTGTTGATTTAAAACGATTTCAACAAACTGAGGAGAGTAACCATTCTCCTTCAGTGTATGAAAAATTCAATCAGCAAGCACAAAAATCCCAAGATTTTGCTACTAATCATCCAGAGGAAGACAAACATATTGGGGAGCTAAATCCCGAAAGTTTCTGTTCGGCATTTTCTCAACTTGATAATATGTCTTCATCTAATTCAGTTATGGAACTTCCCTTGCATGGAGAGTTGTTTTGGACTTGCAAAAGTTCACTTCAAAGTAATCAG CTGTGGTCCCAAAATATTCAAGACCTGGGAATATGCGAAGAACTTGTTTGTCGAGATGATTTTAACATACCCGATGTCGACTTAACATTCCAAAACTTTGAGGAACTATTTGGAGGAGATCAAGATCCAATTAGAGTAATGTTTGGTGGCAAAGAAACCTCTTGCTCTTCTTTGGAGGATGATATATCAGTTGATAAGTCAGATATTGACAATCCAAGTGCAATGGAGGTCTGA